The DNA region CTCGCCATTTCGCACAGAGGCTAAACATTCTACCCGACGACGTTGTGCATCAAAGGGTGAATCGGCATCTAGAATAATAAAGTTAGCGTCTTTTCCTTCATCTAAACCGTAAACATCATCTAATTGCATCAGATGCGCACCATTATAAGTTACTAAATCAAAGTTGCGGTCAAAATCTTCTTTACGCATCAATTGTGTCGCATGAATACCATTATCAAGAATGTTCATCATATTCCCTGAACCAGCCGGATACCATAAATCGACAATAGAGTCTTGACCAAATGCGACATTGATATCATTATCAACGAATTCTTTTACACGTGTTAATCCACGACGTTTTGGATAGGTATCTTGACGCCCCTGTAAAAATAAGTTTTCTGTAGGGCAGGATACGAAATTTAAACCTGATTGACGGAAAAGACCAACCATACGAAAAGCATAAGCATCATTAACTGATCCAAACGAACAAGTATGAGAGGCTGTTGTATATTGGCCATAACCTTGTTTCATAGCTTCTGCGTTTAATATCTCTAAGAACCGAGCTTGATCATCGTCAGTTTCATCACAATGAACATCAATTAATTTATTATATTTTATTGCTAGTCGCACAATTTCTTTTATAGATGCCATCCCATCTTCACGGGACCATTCGTTGTGTGGGATTCCTCCCACGCAGTCAGCACCTAATTTTAATGCTTCTTCAACTAAATCGCGGCCTGTTTTGCCATCTTCAGAAAATGAAAACATACCATTCTGTGGAAAAGCAACTACCTGAATAGTAATGTTATCTTTTAATTCATCACGAATTTCTAAAGCGGCTCTAATTCCGGTTAAGTTAGGATCCGTACAATCTGTTTGTGCACGAATGTATTGGGTGCCATAACTAGCTACGTCTTCAACTGCTTGACGAATACGTGCTTTCATTTCTTCAATGGTAGTGCCTTTTTTATAATCATTCCATAGGTCAATGGCTTCAAATAATGTGCCAGAATTGTTATTCACCTTATCATCTTGACCTGTAAAATAATAATCAAGATGTAAATGAGCATCAACATATGGGGGTAACACTAAGCGCCCATTAAGATCAATTGTTTCATCAGCTTGTCCGAGATATTTACCAAATTTTTTGAACTTACCATTTTCTATTAAAATTTCACTAGCCTCGGGATGTTTATAAATAGTTGCATTTATCAATTTTTTTCTCAATTTTAAATACCTCCTAAAATATTGCATAAATTAACTTTACGACTAAACCCCTACAAAAAGCAAGGTTAATAGGAGAGATTTACAGATATTATAAATGTTAGAAAAAAGTTTAATGATATTCAGGATATTCTGATGATTAAATTTACAAATATACATTACAAGGTTCATTGCAAAATTTCACTTTTTCTACAAAAAATAGATAATCGGCTTCAGTAGTAATTCATATCCATAAAAGGCAGAGAAGGAGAAGTATTAATTGATAAAAATATTTATCTATATTATTTTATATATTTATAAGTCATAAAGAGTTGATAAGTGTGAAAATACTATTATTTGAAACGATCGCCTTTTATATGTTATAATAAAGAATACAAAAGCGGGGGTGTTATTGGATTCGACAGGCATAGCCCGGTGTACAACTACTGCTCGGAGGTTACGGCTTCGCAACAACGTTACCAGTTTAAAATTAACTGACAAACAAGAAACAAACACTTTAGCTTTCGCTGCGTAAAAACAGTGAGCTAAGATTCGCCTAGCGTCACCTATGCGTTAGTTCCGAGTCCTATTATAGTAGGTTACGTTCTAAGCTTCCGTCTGGAGTAAGGAAAAGAGATTAATCAGACTAGCAATCTAATTGGTTTGTTTATTCACCATTAGTGCGCGAATCCGAGAATGAACTATAGTGGTAAAAGTTGTATAATCGGAGTGTTTGGACAGGGGTTCAAATCCCCTCACCTCCATTTTGAGTATATTAAAGCTCATCATATAGACTCAAGAACGTTGATATATCAATGTTCTTGAGTTTTTGCTTATCAAAGAAAATTATAGAAAATCAAAACATTTTGCACTTATTTTGCACTCTAGTCATCTTAAATTCCCGTATATGTATATGGTACGCAAGTATAGTTACGATAGACATTAAAATATTTCGCTTTTTATAAATAGCCTAAATTTATAAATGGATATTGTAAACGCACTTATTAAAGAGAGCCTCTTCGTTTGTATTCAATTATATATATGCTATAATATATATATTATAAATGAAAGAGGTTGATATCATGACAGAAGAAAACAACGGTACTTTCGATAAAATTAAAGGTTCAGTAAACGAAGCAGTCGGAAAAGTGACTGGTGACAAAGAGCAAGAAGGTAAAGGTAAAGGCCAACAAGCTCGCGGTGAAGTTGAAGAAAAAGTAAACGACGCTAAAAAAGCTTTTGATGATGCAAAAGAAGATGTGAAAGGTCGTTTAGATGGTTTCGCCAATAACGACGAAGATAAATAAGTTTCTCAAATAAATGAAAGTGAAGATGTGGCTTTGAAACCACATCTTTTTTATTGCTTCAATAATATTTGAATGAATTATCTGTTTATTGATATAGGCAACTGCTTCGTTGTTGGTTTGAATAAGGAGTACAGTTTGTGCCTATACTAAGTTCATAAATTAAGTTTCAGCCAACTTCTTGTATCTCCTATTCATAAGATAGGCTATAATTTGAGATAGAGAAGTGAAACATATTAGGAGGTTTACGGATGAGACGTGTAATTATTGATTCAGATACTGCTGGGGACGATACAACGGCCATATTGATGGCGATGAAATACTTTAAGGTAGAAGGGATTACTATCGTTGCGGGTAATGTGGCTTTTGACCAAGAAGTAGATAATGCTTTGACAACGATTGAAACCTATCAACCAGGCTATAAGATTCCAGTGTTTAAGGGTTATCAAAATCCGATGACTGCACTGCCAAATGAAACGCACGATACGGTAGAGGAGATTCAAGGTGGCAATGGAATGGGTGATGCTGTATTTCCTAAACCAACACAAACTGCTGAAGATGGACATGCGATTGATTTTATTATTGATACGGTGAAGGCAAATCCAGGCGAAATTGAAATTTTAGCTCTAGCGCCTTTAACCAATATTGCAATGGCAATTAAAAAAGCCCCAGAAATTATGAAGGATATCAAGCATATCTGGATTATGGGTGGGGTAAACAACCGCTTAGGGAATATGAATGTCTCGGCTGAATATAACTTCTATGTGGATCCAGAGGCAGCACGAATTGTCCTAAATGCTTCTACGCCTAAGACCATGGTGACTTGGGACGCCAGTTTAGACTTCGGTGTGATGTACGAAGAAGATATTGAAGAAATTCAAGCACTGAACACTAAAGGGTCTAAATTCTTCCTAGATATTAATATGTTTGTCCGTGAGTTTGAACTGGCAAAACGAGGAATCGACGGGATTACTTGTACAGACTCATTATTGGTTGCAGTTGCTGCGGTACCAGAATTGATGCTTCAAGCGACTGAATATTACGTGGATGTTGAAACTCAAGGTCAATTTGC from Aerococcus urinaeequi includes:
- a CDS encoding amidohydrolase family protein — translated: MRKKLINATIYKHPEASEILIENGKFKKFGKYLGQADETIDLNGRLVLPPYVDAHLHLDYYFTGQDDKVNNNSGTLFEAIDLWNDYKKGTTIEEMKARIRQAVEDVASYGTQYIRAQTDCTDPNLTGIRAALEIRDELKDNITIQVVAFPQNGMFSFSEDGKTGRDLVEEALKLGADCVGGIPHNEWSREDGMASIKEIVRLAIKYNKLIDVHCDETDDDQARFLEILNAEAMKQGYGQYTTASHTCSFGSVNDAYAFRMVGLFRQSGLNFVSCPTENLFLQGRQDTYPKRRGLTRVKEFVDNDINVAFGQDSIVDLWYPAGSGNMMNILDNGIHATQLMRKEDFDRNFDLVTYNGAHLMQLDDVYGLDEGKDANFIILDADSPFDAQRRRVECLASVRNGEFLFQKSLPTYTTSLNIHRKTK
- a CDS encoding CsbD family protein; the encoded protein is MTEENNGTFDKIKGSVNEAVGKVTGDKEQEGKGKGQQARGEVEEKVNDAKKAFDDAKEDVKGRLDGFANNDEDK
- a CDS encoding nucleoside hydrolase — protein: MRRVIIDSDTAGDDTTAILMAMKYFKVEGITIVAGNVAFDQEVDNALTTIETYQPGYKIPVFKGYQNPMTALPNETHDTVEEIQGGNGMGDAVFPKPTQTAEDGHAIDFIIDTVKANPGEIEILALAPLTNIAMAIKKAPEIMKDIKHIWIMGGVNNRLGNMNVSAEYNFYVDPEAARIVLNASTPKTMVTWDASLDFGVMYEEDIEEIQALNTKGSKFFLDINMFVREFELAKRGIDGITCTDSLLVAVAAVPELMLQATEYYVDVETQGQFARGYNIVDWEEEFKRAPNCRVAERISSQGFKDQLVSLLAEIQ